In Methylotenera sp. L2L1, the following proteins share a genomic window:
- a CDS encoding DUF502 domain-containing protein — translation MKRIYQYFFRGLLTALPLGLTVYLLYAFLTWAEHIAMWWVRPIIGDFYIPGLGLMLGLGGIVLLGYLVSHKYIYKVLSLIEFPFTNLPVVKSIYSSLKSFADYFAPHKKGSSQQAVTLKVPGHPLEIVGLITRKNTDGLPEGFIQGDRVAVYLPMGYMIGGYTVFVPRDWLTPIDMSVEEVMSSSLFAWMSKPD, via the coding sequence ATGAAACGCATTTATCAATACTTCTTTCGCGGCCTACTTACAGCGTTGCCATTAGGGCTTACTGTATATCTACTGTATGCGTTCTTAACGTGGGCTGAACATATCGCCATGTGGTGGGTGCGCCCCATCATAGGTGACTTCTACATCCCAGGCTTAGGCCTAATGTTGGGTTTAGGCGGCATCGTGCTACTGGGCTACCTCGTCTCCCACAAATACATATACAAAGTGCTCTCACTCATCGAGTTTCCATTTACAAACCTACCGGTTGTAAAAAGCATCTATTCGTCATTAAAAAGTTTTGCAGATTATTTTGCCCCGCATAAAAAAGGCAGCTCACAGCAGGCGGTAACTTTAAAGGTTCCGGGGCACCCGCTTGAAATAGTTGGCTTAATCACCAGAAAAAATACAGATGGCCTACCAGAAGGGTTTATTCAGGGCGACCGTGTTGCCGTGTATTTACCTATGGGCTATATGATTGGTGGTTATACTGTTTTTGTACCGCGTGACTGGTTAACACCGATTGATATGTCGGTCGAAGAAGTGATGAGTTCATCACTATTTGCGTGGATGTCTAAGCCAGACTAA
- a CDS encoding TfoX/Sxy family protein, translated as MRTQAALDEFTQHLTDVFRLFGSISLRRMFSGYGVFHDGIMFGLVSQETLYLKADTENSADFRDQGLSQFEYVRQGKVIGLSYYQAPEIVLEDANEAALWARRSFEAALRADASKAKSVRSRHRHET; from the coding sequence ATGCGTACCCAGGCAGCACTAGACGAATTTACACAACATTTGACCGATGTTTTTCGACTGTTCGGATCAATCTCCTTACGCCGAATGTTCTCTGGCTATGGCGTCTTTCACGATGGAATTATGTTCGGTTTAGTTTCTCAGGAAACCCTGTACTTGAAGGCCGATACCGAAAACTCTGCAGATTTTCGAGACCAAGGGCTTAGTCAATTCGAATATGTTCGACAGGGAAAAGTTATTGGATTGTCCTACTATCAGGCTCCAGAGATCGTGCTTGAAGACGCCAATGAAGCAGCGCTCTGGGCGCGACGCTCGTTTGAAGCTGCTCTACGTGCTGACGCATCAAAAGCAAAGTCTGTTCGGAGCCGTCATAGACATGAAACCTAA
- a CDS encoding YgiQ family radical SAM protein, producing MLAKPIPSYRPYWAKRFGPAPILPMSRAEMDALGWDSCDIILITGDAYIDHPSFGMALVGRLLEAQGFRVGIIAQPDWQNANAFKVLGKPNLYFGVTAGNMDSMVNRYTADRKIRSDDAYTPDAAANKRPDRAVLVYSQRCREAYSDVPLVVGSIEASLRRIAHYDYWSDKVRRSILVDSKADILLYGNAERALVELSHRIAKGEKVADIQDIRGTAFLRKKIPDGWSEIESTKLDRPGAVDKPVDPYEMKMGKSDASCATDDANKTELPDGVSAIEIVPNLRLKAPKADRSKQVVRLPAFEEVANDPVLYAHASRVLHLEANPGNARALVQKHGDREVWLNPPPIPLTTKEMDYVYDMPYARKPHPAYKDAKIPAWEMIRFSVNIMRGCFGGCTFCSITEHEGRIIQSRSEASILKEVEEIRDKVEGFTGVISDLGGPTANMYRIACKSESIEKNCRKLSCVYPGVCENLNTDHSALIQLYRKARALKGVKKILIGSGLRYDLAVKSPEYVKELVQHHVGGYLKIAPEHSEENVLSKMMKPGMGAYDEFKAMFEKFSAEAGKKQYLIPYFIAAHPGTTDDDMLNLALWLKKYDFKLDQVQTFTPTPMAMATAMYHSGKNPLRKVTADSDDVPIPKAGNVRKLHKAFIRYHDPNNWPMLREALKKMGRDDLIGSGKHCLIPAWQPLSTKPVTTVRGEQLERTVRPRRTTEKKRKYS from the coding sequence ATGTTAGCAAAACCTATTCCTAGCTATCGCCCTTATTGGGCGAAGCGGTTTGGGCCTGCGCCAATTTTACCGATGTCACGTGCCGAAATGGACGCTCTTGGCTGGGATAGTTGCGACATTATTTTGATTACTGGGGATGCTTACATTGATCATCCTAGCTTTGGCATGGCTTTAGTCGGACGCCTGTTAGAAGCGCAAGGTTTTAGAGTAGGGATTATTGCGCAACCTGATTGGCAAAACGCCAATGCGTTTAAAGTGTTAGGTAAGCCTAACCTTTACTTTGGAGTCACTGCGGGCAATATGGATAGCATGGTGAATCGCTATACGGCGGATAGAAAAATCCGTAGCGATGACGCCTACACGCCTGATGCTGCAGCTAACAAGCGCCCGGACCGTGCGGTGCTGGTGTATAGCCAACGTTGCCGTGAGGCATATTCTGATGTGCCGCTGGTGGTAGGTAGTATTGAGGCGAGTTTGCGGCGTATTGCGCATTATGACTATTGGTCAGATAAAGTGCGCCGTAGCATTTTAGTGGATTCTAAAGCCGATATTTTATTGTACGGAAACGCAGAGCGCGCGTTGGTTGAACTTAGCCACAGAATTGCGAAAGGCGAGAAAGTTGCCGATATTCAAGATATCCGCGGCACTGCTTTTTTACGTAAAAAGATTCCAGACGGCTGGAGTGAGATAGAAAGTACCAAGCTTGATCGTCCTGGTGCAGTAGATAAACCAGTTGACCCATATGAAATGAAAATGGGTAAATCTGACGCTAGCTGTGCTACGGATGATGCTAATAAAACAGAATTGCCTGATGGCGTAAGCGCCATTGAAATCGTGCCCAACCTCAGGTTAAAAGCGCCTAAGGCGGATAGATCTAAGCAAGTGGTGCGTTTGCCTGCGTTTGAAGAGGTGGCGAATGACCCAGTGTTATATGCTCATGCATCAAGAGTATTGCACTTAGAAGCTAACCCGGGCAATGCGCGTGCTTTGGTACAAAAGCATGGTGACAGAGAAGTGTGGCTGAATCCGCCACCAATCCCGCTCACTACCAAAGAGATGGACTATGTGTATGACATGCCGTATGCACGTAAGCCGCACCCTGCGTATAAAGATGCAAAAATCCCTGCTTGGGAGATGATACGCTTTAGCGTGAACATCATGCGCGGCTGCTTTGGCGGTTGTACCTTCTGTAGCATTACTGAACATGAAGGCCGCATTATTCAGAGCAGAAGTGAAGCTTCTATCCTTAAAGAAGTGGAAGAAATTCGAGATAAGGTCGAAGGTTTTACTGGGGTGATTTCAGACTTAGGCGGGCCTACTGCCAATATGTACCGTATTGCATGTAAATCTGAATCCATCGAGAAAAACTGCCGTAAGTTAAGCTGCGTTTACCCTGGCGTGTGTGAAAACTTAAATACTGATCATAGCGCTTTGATACAGTTGTACCGTAAAGCGCGCGCGCTTAAAGGTGTGAAGAAAATTCTGATTGGTTCTGGTCTGCGCTACGACTTGGCAGTGAAGTCACCCGAATATGTAAAAGAGCTGGTACAGCACCATGTAGGCGGCTATCTGAAAATTGCGCCTGAGCATTCAGAAGAAAACGTGCTGAGCAAAATGATGAAGCCGGGCATGGGTGCTTATGACGAATTTAAAGCCATGTTTGAGAAGTTCAGTGCCGAAGCCGGTAAGAAGCAATATTTGATTCCGTATTTTATTGCTGCGCACCCGGGCACTACGGATGATGACATGCTTAATTTGGCATTGTGGTTAAAGAAATATGACTTTAAATTAGACCAAGTGCAAACGTTTACGCCTACGCCAATGGCAATGGCAACCGCAATGTATCACTCAGGCAAAAATCCTTTGCGTAAAGTGACGGCGGATTCTGATGATGTGCCTATCCCAAAAGCAGGCAATGTACGTAAATTACATAAAGCCTTTATTCGCTATCATGACCCTAATAACTGGCCAATGTTACGCGAAGCATTAAAGAAAATGGGGCGTGACGATTTAATTGGTAGTGGCAAGCATTGTTTGATTCCTGCTTGGCAACCACTTTCAACTAAGCCGGTGACGACGGTGCGCGGTGAGCAATTAGAGCGAACTGTGCGGCCTAGACGCACCACAGAGAAAAAGCGTAAATACTCTTAA
- a CDS encoding lipocalin family protein → MTQFNIRYLLISICLLLSSCMGVPDKVKVIESFDANQYLGTWYEVARLDHSFERGLDNVTATYSLRDDGGIKVINRGFNPKTKEWKEAVGKAYFIDPANADKTNTGKLKVSFFGPFYGAYNIIELDKPYYNYVMICGPDKSYFWILSRTPQLSYPIKQHLIAQAKELGFATDKLIYVNQSPEVVNYEAGRHVTH, encoded by the coding sequence ATGACACAGTTCAACATACGCTACTTACTTATATCTATCTGCCTACTGCTTTCTTCATGCATGGGCGTACCCGATAAGGTAAAAGTGATAGAAAGCTTTGATGCAAACCAGTATCTAGGTACATGGTATGAAGTTGCACGGCTGGATCATAGCTTTGAACGTGGTTTAGATAACGTAACTGCAACATACAGCCTACGTGACGATGGTGGGATAAAGGTGATTAATCGTGGATTCAATCCAAAAACTAAAGAATGGAAAGAGGCTGTTGGCAAGGCCTATTTTATTGATCCCGCTAACGCAGATAAAACCAACACAGGTAAGCTAAAAGTCTCGTTCTTTGGGCCATTCTATGGTGCGTATAACATTATCGAACTAGATAAACCTTATTACAACTACGTGATGATTTGCGGTCCGGATAAATCTTACTTCTGGATACTTTCACGTACGCCACAATTATCCTACCCAATTAAGCAACACTTAATTGCGCAAGCCAAAGAGCTTGGATTCGCAACAGATAAATTGATTTACGTAAATCAGTCGCCAGAAGTGGTCAACTACGAAGCTGGGCGCCACGTAACGCATTAG
- the aqpZ gene encoding aquaporin Z, translating into MSLSKRSLAELIGTFWLVLGGCGSAVLAAGIPDLGLGYLGVSFAFGLTVVTMAYAIGHISGCHLNPAISIGLVAGGRFDAKELPHYIIAQVLGAILAALLIRTIASGMEGYAGGLASNGFAEHSPHGYSMMAGLITEIVMTAMFLFIIMGATDKRAPAGLAPLAIGFTLVLIHLISIPVTNTSVNPARSTGPALIEGGIALQQLWLFWIAPIIGAVIGAVAYKTISKPD; encoded by the coding sequence ATGTCATTATCAAAACGTTCGCTTGCTGAGTTAATCGGTACATTCTGGCTGGTATTAGGCGGCTGTGGCAGCGCAGTGCTTGCTGCCGGCATCCCAGACTTAGGCTTAGGTTATCTAGGGGTTTCATTTGCTTTTGGTTTAACAGTGGTCACCATGGCCTATGCCATCGGCCATATTTCAGGCTGCCACCTAAACCCTGCCATCTCTATTGGCCTAGTTGCTGGTGGTCGGTTCGACGCTAAAGAACTTCCTCACTATATTATTGCGCAAGTATTAGGGGCTATTCTAGCCGCATTGCTGATTCGTACCATTGCCAGTGGTATGGAGGGGTATGCTGGCGGTTTAGCATCAAACGGTTTTGCTGAGCACTCTCCACACGGTTACAGCATGATGGCTGGCTTAATCACAGAAATCGTGATGACTGCCATGTTTCTATTTATCATCATGGGTGCAACAGATAAACGTGCACCAGCAGGTTTAGCGCCATTAGCCATCGGCTTCACATTGGTGCTTATTCATTTGATTAGCATCCCTGTGACCAACACCTCAGTCAACCCTGCACGTAGCACCGGCCCTGCATTGATAGAGGGTGGCATCGCATTACAACAACTATGGCTGTTCTGGATTGCACCTATCATTGGTGCTGTGATTGGTGCAGTGGCTTACAAAACCATTAGTAAGCCTGATTAA
- a CDS encoding TraB/GumN family protein gives MLNICKTLIYAVLLCLLNTAAFAEQGLFWKAESNSSKPIYLFGTIHTDDNRVTDFSPQVIAALESVDVFMMEVEPSKNTTILQMQDTNLSTMLSAQELEQVYALADFHVMHREAALRTKPWLLAVVFDSPRPLTPYAQDNLLMRLAEDSGKEVVGLETAVEHFSAMDGLSRDEQVAFLRKVLKRSQQTKERDYERLVKAYLKGDADKIYAMNDEMTGRMLPADLWARMRVKLLDERNLVMAERMLAKAQNASLFVAVGASHLAGKTGLIAALKQAGYTLSAVK, from the coding sequence ATGCTTAATATTTGCAAAACCCTCATTTATGCTGTATTGCTTTGTTTACTCAATACAGCAGCTTTTGCTGAGCAAGGGCTGTTCTGGAAGGCTGAGTCTAACTCAAGTAAACCTATCTATCTGTTTGGTACGATTCATACTGACGATAACCGCGTCACTGACTTTTCTCCTCAAGTCATCGCAGCATTAGAATCAGTCGATGTTTTTATGATGGAAGTTGAGCCATCTAAAAACACGACTATTTTGCAGATGCAAGATACTAACCTCAGCACAATGTTGAGTGCGCAGGAGTTAGAACAAGTATATGCATTAGCTGACTTTCATGTGATGCATCGGGAAGCCGCGTTACGTACCAAACCTTGGCTATTAGCTGTGGTGTTTGATTCGCCAAGACCATTAACGCCTTATGCGCAAGATAATTTACTGATGCGCTTGGCTGAAGACTCAGGTAAAGAGGTTGTTGGCTTAGAAACTGCGGTTGAGCATTTTTCTGCGATGGATGGTTTAAGTCGTGATGAGCAAGTGGCTTTTTTACGCAAGGTGTTAAAGCGCAGTCAGCAAACTAAAGAGCGTGATTACGAGCGGCTAGTTAAAGCTTACCTAAAAGGCGACGCAGATAAAATTTATGCAATGAACGATGAGATGACAGGCCGTATGCTACCTGCGGATTTGTGGGCGCGTATGCGTGTTAAATTGTTAGACGAGCGTAACTTGGTGATGGCTGAGCGTATGCTAGCTAAAGCACAAAATGCAAGCCTGTTTGTCGCAGTAGGCGCTTCACACCTTGCTGGTAAAACTGGATTAATTGCTGCATTGAAACAAGCGGGTTACACCTTGAGCGCTGTTAAATAA
- a CDS encoding TrmH family RNA methyltransferase has product MSFKHIVSRDNPVFKQLKKFADNARERRAEGKTLLDGVHLIESYMATFGEPELVIIPEGKSTVEATGLIQALVDIPTIMLPTLMFAELTPVTNATGILALVKIPQLPVPEKPVFALMLEDIQDPGNIGSMLRTAAASGVEAVYLSTSCTDAWSPKALRGGQGAQFVLPIIERADLVKTLQEFEGNSYATAMQGESLYAQDLSVPTAFVIGNEGAGLRSQTIAATTKRITIPMAQTAFGSVESLNAGAATAVCLYERMRQATLI; this is encoded by the coding sequence ATGTCTTTTAAGCACATCGTTTCACGCGACAATCCAGTTTTTAAACAACTTAAGAAGTTTGCCGATAATGCACGAGAGCGTCGTGCTGAAGGCAAAACACTGTTGGATGGCGTGCATCTTATCGAATCCTATATGGCTACGTTTGGTGAGCCTGAATTGGTGATTATTCCAGAAGGTAAAAGTACCGTAGAAGCAACCGGACTTATACAAGCGTTAGTTGATATTCCCACCATCATGCTGCCAACTTTGATGTTTGCTGAGTTGACCCCTGTGACTAACGCAACAGGTATTTTAGCGTTGGTCAAAATACCGCAATTGCCTGTACCTGAGAAGCCAGTGTTTGCATTAATGCTAGAAGACATACAAGACCCAGGTAATATTGGCAGCATGTTGCGCACAGCGGCCGCATCTGGGGTTGAGGCGGTATATTTAAGTACTAGCTGCACCGATGCGTGGTCACCTAAGGCATTGCGAGGCGGGCAGGGTGCGCAATTTGTGTTGCCGATTATCGAGCGCGCGGATTTAGTGAAAACATTGCAGGAGTTTGAAGGTAATAGTTACGCCACGGCCATGCAGGGTGAGTCTCTTTATGCGCAAGATCTATCTGTACCTACCGCATTCGTGATTGGTAACGAGGGTGCAGGGCTACGTAGCCAAACCATTGCTGCCACCACTAAGCGGATTACTATTCCGATGGCACAGACCGCGTTTGGCTCGGTTGAATCTTTAAACGCGGGTGCAGCCACTGCTGTTTGTTTATATGAACGCATGCGGCAGGCCACTTTAATTTAG
- the aat gene encoding leucyl/phenylalanyl-tRNA--protein transferase, which produces MSNGYYQLPNGRVASVDGDCDFPPLTEALTDPNGLVAIGGDLSLPRLLAAYHQGIFPWFSDGEPILWWSPNPRMVLFPNELKISNSLQKTLKKKVFEVRFNTAFREVITACSATTRAQQAGTWITQDIIEAYCRLHEAGFAISAESYFDNQLVGGCYGVRIGNMFYGESMFHHKTDASKVAFTSLVQHITAQGVGLIDCQMKTAHLANFGAREINRVAFAFQLKKLTMGQATEDTSVANTQLTHARLSNID; this is translated from the coding sequence ATGAGCAACGGATACTATCAACTACCCAACGGTCGGGTTGCCAGTGTTGACGGTGATTGTGATTTCCCGCCACTGACCGAAGCACTAACAGACCCCAATGGCTTGGTGGCGATCGGCGGAGATTTATCTCTACCGCGCTTACTCGCTGCTTATCATCAAGGCATCTTTCCCTGGTTTAGTGATGGCGAGCCTATCCTTTGGTGGAGCCCTAACCCACGCATGGTGTTATTTCCAAACGAGCTAAAAATATCAAACTCGCTACAGAAAACGCTGAAGAAAAAAGTTTTCGAGGTTAGGTTCAATACTGCATTTCGCGAGGTCATCACCGCCTGTAGCGCTACGACACGCGCTCAACAAGCCGGCACCTGGATTACACAAGATATTATTGAAGCTTACTGCAGATTACATGAGGCAGGGTTTGCCATTTCAGCAGAGTCTTATTTCGACAACCAATTAGTCGGCGGTTGCTATGGCGTACGCATAGGCAATATGTTTTATGGTGAAAGCATGTTCCATCACAAAACAGATGCCTCCAAAGTAGCTTTTACAAGCCTAGTACAACATATCACGGCACAAGGGGTGGGTCTTATCGACTGCCAAATGAAAACAGCACACTTAGCCAATTTTGGCGCACGTGAGATTAACCGTGTAGCATTTGCATTTCAACTAAAAAAACTAACAATGGGCCAAGCTACAGAAGATACTAGCGTAGCAAATACTCAATTAACACACGCCAGACTTAGCAACATCGATTAA
- a CDS encoding exopolysaccharide biosynthesis protein produces the protein MHQFAENAKDKPLTIGEALDTLDEAGYAFICIILVLPFLQPIPLGPFTVLGGIAFGTLGWQLLRGHESPVLPKKILAIEFNEKTWRTLAKVCLKILDLCRRISKPRYPRIAEGRRGQKIGGFILLAAGGLMAIPFGVLPFNNFLPGLAILFYCIGELEDDGLMYFIAFFWLIVTAIYFSAFFFALWYFGEKALAFFKIL, from the coding sequence TTGCATCAATTTGCAGAAAATGCAAAAGACAAACCCTTAACCATCGGTGAGGCCTTAGATACGCTAGATGAAGCAGGTTATGCATTCATTTGCATCATACTGGTACTGCCATTTTTACAACCCATCCCATTAGGCCCATTTACCGTGCTTGGCGGAATAGCTTTTGGCACGTTAGGCTGGCAATTATTACGTGGCCATGAATCCCCTGTATTGCCAAAAAAAATATTAGCAATTGAATTTAATGAAAAAACTTGGAGAACTTTAGCTAAAGTCTGCCTGAAAATTTTGGATTTATGCAGAAGAATCAGTAAACCACGCTACCCACGGATTGCCGAAGGAAGACGCGGTCAAAAAATTGGGGGCTTTATCTTACTGGCAGCTGGCGGATTAATGGCAATCCCTTTTGGAGTATTACCATTCAATAATTTTTTACCCGGCTTGGCTATACTGTTTTACTGCATAGGAGAGCTGGAAGATGATGGGCTGATGTACTTTATTGCATTCTTTTGGCTCATCGTCACAGCAATCTATTTCAGCGCATTCTTTTTTGCGCTATGGTACTTTGGTGAAAAAGCATTAGCTTTCTTTAAAATACTTTAA
- a CDS encoding GNAT family N-acetyltransferase, with protein sequence MEALSLELSIACKADAKEIAALVNRAYRPSSQEAGWTHEANLIAGERISTEQVLSLFHEQSTILLLRLGQDIVACVHVQGGQSSAYIGMLATNPTMQAQGLGKQLLLHAEAYAIEHYDASVLKISVLSSRPELLAFYERRGYALTGQVEEYPVSAGVGQPIVTGIQVLWLEKVPANPPFKQES encoded by the coding sequence ATGGAAGCCCTATCACTTGAACTAAGTATCGCTTGCAAAGCCGACGCTAAAGAAATTGCAGCCCTCGTGAACAGAGCCTACCGACCTTCTTCGCAGGAAGCGGGCTGGACACATGAAGCAAATCTAATTGCTGGTGAGAGAATTTCCACCGAACAAGTGCTTTCCCTATTTCACGAACAATCTACGATTTTGCTCTTACGTCTTGGGCAAGATATCGTAGCATGTGTGCATGTGCAAGGTGGTCAGTCCAGTGCTTACATTGGCATGCTGGCGACTAATCCAACAATGCAAGCGCAAGGTCTTGGTAAGCAATTGTTACTTCACGCAGAGGCGTATGCCATTGAACATTACGATGCTTCTGTACTCAAAATTTCGGTTTTATCTTCACGGCCAGAACTCTTAGCTTTCTACGAACGACGCGGTTATGCTCTTACCGGGCAGGTAGAGGAATATCCAGTGTCAGCCGGTGTCGGTCAGCCAATAGTCACTGGCATCCAGGTTTTGTGGTTGGAAAAGGTACCAGCTAACCCACCATTCAAGCAAGAATCGTAA
- a CDS encoding prephenate dehydrogenase has protein sequence MKNQVLKKLVIFGVGLIGGSVASALKKAGSSAEIVGVGRSSESLQTAIDLNVIDTATSNIAEALLHADIVLIAAPVAQTPLILNAIKPHLHADTVVTDAGSTKSDVLACAKEILGEQFTQFVGGHPIAGAEKSGVTAATADLYINKNVVLTPTNSTNENAVQRVRELWQHCGANVTEMPAETHDGIFAAVSHLPHLLAFALVDDIASRANAEQLFGFAASGFRDFTRIAGSHPEMWRDISLANKTALLNEITAYQNELSRLKQMLEQDDGDALHALFERASIARNNWAKLKEQ, from the coding sequence TTGAAAAATCAGGTTCTAAAAAAACTCGTTATTTTTGGCGTAGGTCTTATCGGCGGCTCTGTTGCATCTGCACTAAAAAAAGCAGGAAGCTCGGCAGAAATTGTAGGCGTTGGTCGATCTAGCGAAAGTCTGCAAACAGCCATCGATTTAAACGTCATTGATACGGCAACCAGCAACATCGCTGAAGCACTTTTGCACGCGGACATCGTATTAATTGCTGCGCCAGTTGCACAAACACCACTGATTCTAAACGCCATCAAACCACACCTGCATGCAGATACCGTGGTCACTGACGCAGGCAGCACTAAAAGTGATGTCCTCGCATGCGCAAAAGAAATCTTAGGTGAGCAATTTACGCAGTTTGTGGGTGGGCACCCGATTGCGGGCGCTGAAAAGAGCGGTGTGACAGCAGCAACCGCAGATTTATACATCAACAAAAATGTAGTATTAACACCAACTAACAGCACTAACGAAAATGCGGTTCAACGTGTTCGTGAACTATGGCAACACTGTGGCGCAAATGTCACTGAAATGCCAGCAGAAACACACGATGGTATCTTTGCCGCCGTTAGCCACCTTCCACACCTACTCGCTTTCGCGCTGGTAGATGACATTGCTTCACGCGCTAATGCAGAGCAACTATTTGGATTTGCTGCCAGCGGCTTTAGAGACTTTACCCGTATTGCGGGTAGCCATCCGGAAATGTGGCGTGACATTAGCTTGGCTAACAAAACAGCACTACTCAATGAAATCACCGCATATCAGAACGAACTATCTAGACTAAAACAAATGTTGGAACAAGACGACGGCGATGCCTTACATGCATTGTTTGAACGTGCCAGCATCGCTCGGAACAACTGGGCAAAACTTAAAGAACAATAA
- a CDS encoding arginyltransferase gives MSLPSDTPLHKLQFYVTTGYTCGYLPNKMAQSLIAAPQHLVDAKVYSGLIQQGFRRSGKFSYRPHCENCQECIPVRIILDKFSPNRSQKRAFKQHHHLTTTILPIGFHEEHYALYASYQRARHSEDKIQAETTSPESDVEQYQSFLCQSNVESVMVEFRENGQLKMVSVIDIVRDGISAVYTFYETNDSTTSYGDSSKRASYGTYNVLWQTLWAKELGLPYLYLGYWIKDSKKMAYKQNFKPLEKLIDGEWIKSAHQL, from the coding sequence ATGAGTTTACCTAGCGATACACCGCTGCACAAACTGCAGTTTTACGTCACCACGGGCTACACCTGCGGCTACCTGCCAAACAAAATGGCACAAAGTTTAATTGCCGCACCGCAGCACTTAGTCGACGCAAAGGTATACAGCGGACTAATTCAACAAGGCTTTAGACGTAGCGGAAAATTCTCCTATAGACCGCACTGTGAAAACTGCCAAGAATGCATACCAGTCAGAATTATTTTAGATAAGTTCAGCCCAAACCGTAGCCAGAAACGTGCTTTTAAACAGCACCACCACCTCACTACCACCATACTACCGATAGGCTTTCATGAAGAACACTATGCTCTGTACGCAAGCTACCAACGTGCCCGTCATAGTGAAGACAAAATACAAGCTGAAACAACCTCCCCAGAAAGCGATGTTGAGCAATACCAAAGCTTTTTATGCCAGTCCAACGTAGAAAGTGTCATGGTTGAGTTTCGAGAAAATGGGCAACTTAAAATGGTTAGTGTCATCGATATTGTCCGGGATGGCATATCGGCCGTTTATACCTTTTATGAAACTAACGACAGCACAACCAGCTATGGCGACTCTAGTAAACGTGCCAGTTATGGCACTTACAACGTGTTATGGCAAACACTTTGGGCTAAAGAGTTAGGGTTGCCCTATCTATATTTAGGCTATTGGATTAAAGACAGCAAAAAAATGGCTTATAAACAAAACTTTAAACCGCTAGAGAAACTCATCGACGGCGAATGGATCAAATCAGCACATCAACTTTAG
- a CDS encoding 16S rRNA pseudouridine(516) synthase: MAKKLSIERILHNQGFGARKLCRILVISGEVTVNGESCDDPDATFELENLHYTIKGEAWDYREKSYLMMHKPSNYECSHKTQHHPTIYSLLPHPLVERGVQCIGRLDEDTTGLILISDDGQFIHRMSSPKHKVPKVYEVTCKHAVSDEQVAHILNGVQLIDEDAPIAALACTKISDHVIHMTLAEGKYHQVKRMVAAISNRVDALKRIKIGRLELPQDLKLGEWRWLSEADLNALKAENQSQ; this comes from the coding sequence ATGGCTAAAAAACTTTCTATCGAACGCATTTTACACAACCAAGGCTTTGGCGCACGCAAGCTATGTCGCATTCTAGTCATCAGCGGAGAGGTCACCGTTAATGGTGAATCCTGCGATGACCCTGATGCAACATTTGAGCTGGAGAACCTGCACTACACCATTAAAGGTGAGGCGTGGGACTATCGTGAGAAGTCTTACCTCATGATGCATAAACCTAGCAACTACGAATGCTCGCACAAAACCCAGCACCACCCAACCATCTATAGTCTGCTGCCACATCCGCTGGTTGAGCGCGGCGTACAATGTATTGGTCGACTGGATGAAGATACCACTGGACTGATTTTAATTTCTGATGATGGTCAATTTATCCATCGCATGAGCTCGCCCAAACATAAAGTGCCTAAAGTATATGAAGTGACTTGTAAGCATGCGGTAAGTGATGAGCAAGTTGCCCATATTCTCAATGGCGTGCAATTAATTGATGAAGATGCACCGATTGCGGCTTTAGCCTGTACAAAAATCAGTGACCATGTGATTCACATGACGCTTGCTGAGGGTAAGTACCATCAGGTTAAGCGCATGGTTGCCGCAATTAGCAACCGTGTAGATGCATTAAAACGGATTAAAATCGGGCGTTTGGAATTACCACAAGACTTAAAACTCGGAGAATGGCGCTGGCTAAGTGAAGCTGACCTTAATGCTTTAAAGGCAGAGAATCAGAGCCAGTAA